From the Oceanobacillus kimchii X50 genome, the window AATTCTTGCCGAAGCATGTTCGAAGAATTTATGAGAGCGTAATCGCTGTTTTAATTTTGCTGTTTTCAGTGGTGTTATTCATCTATGGATTCAATTTAGTGACATTGGGTATAGATTTTTATGCTCCTACTTTAGGGTTTTCTATGGCGTATACCTATGCAGCAATTCCGCTATTAGCGGTTTTATTAATTGTTTACTCTGTAGTGTACATCATCGATCAATTTAGTATTGAAAGTCAAGAGAGTGAGGAGGAACAATTATGATGGCTTTATTGCTTTTTGGTCTGTTCTTAATACTCATTGTTACCGGTGTGCCAATTGCATTTAGTTTAGTATTATCTTCATTGGTTTATCTATTAATTGCAGGAGTACCGTTAACCGTTATTCCACAAACCTTATTTGCGGGCTTAGATTCTTTTGTCATGCTTGCGATTCCGGCATTCATTTTGGCAGGTAATTTGATGAATGCTGGTGGGATTACAAACCGTATTATTGACTTTGCGAACGCAGTAGTGGGTCATATAAGAGGTGGCTTAGGCTTAACAAACGTAGCTTCTTCTCTAGGATTTGCAGGAATATCTGGAACAGCTTTATCTGATACAGCAAGCATAGGATCTGTAATGATTCCAGCGATGAAAAAACAAGGGTATGGTGCTGGGTTCTCAGCAGCAGTAACTTCAATATCATCAACTGTGGGACCGATGCTACCCCCATCTTTACCAATGATTATTATTGGAACTTTAGCCAGTATTTCTATTGGTGATTTATTTTTAGCAGGTGCAATCCCAGGTGTATTATTAGCATTAGGATTTTTACTAGTTACATATATTATTTCTGTAAACCGTCAATATCCTAAAGGTGAAAGACAGACAATCGCTGTAGTTGGTAAAACCTTTATGGGAGCGTTTTGGGCGCTATTAATGGTAGTTATTATTCTTTGGGGGATTCTTGGAGGATATTTTACCCCAACAGAAGCAGCGGTAGTTTGTGTGGTATATGCATTTATTGTAGGGAAATTTGTTTATAAAGAACTGGACTTAAAACAAGTACCTGCTATTTTGCTTACAACGTTAAGATCAACAGCTTCCATTTTATTACTTGTAGGATTTGCAAATACTTTTGGTTGGATTTTAGTAAGTGAAGGTGTGCCACTTCTAATTGCAGATGGAATCCTTTCTGTTTCAGAAAATCCAATCTTTGTAACTTTATTAATTATATTGTTGCTCCTTATGGTTGGAATGTTTATGGAAACAATAGCAGCATTAGTTATTCTATTCCCTGTATTGTTGCCAGTTGCAGAAAGTATAGGAATGGATCCAATTCACTTTGGCGTGGTGATGGTATTATCCTTAATGATAGGTTTATCAACTCCGCCTGTGGGTGTTTGTTTATTTGTAGCATCAACATTCGCGGAAGTTTCAATTACCAAAACGATAAGAGAACTACTGCCTTTTTTTGGTATCGCAATTTTTGTGCTACTTGTTGTAGCCTTTGTACCTTCTCTATCTTTGTACCTACCGAGTCTATTTGAATAAAGGATGTGGAAAGTAATGAAAGCAATACAGGTTGAGAAACCAGGGAAATTAGAAATTGTAGAAATGAATAAACCTACTATAAAAGATGACTATGACGTCATTGTAAAAGTGAAAAGAGTTGGTATATGTGGTTCAGATGTTCACATCTACCATGGAACTAACCCATTTACCAAATATCCAAGAGTAATTGGTCATGAAGTATCTGGTGTAGTGGAAGAAGTTGGAAACAAAGTTGTTAGTATAAAAAAAGGTGATTTAGTAGCGTTAGAACCTATTATCTACTGTGGAGAATGTTATGCATGTAGAAAAGGTCAACCTAATGTATGCAAATCATTAGAGGTTTTTGGTGTTCATCGAGATGGAGGGATGAGTGAATGGCTTAAAGCTGAAGAAAAGAATTGGCATAAAGTCTCTAGTCATGTTTCTGAAGAAGCGGCGGCTTTAATTGAACCTTTAACAATTGGAGCGCAAGCAACGTATAGAGGAGAAGTGCGTGAAGGAGAGAAAGTTTTTATTATTGGCGCTGGTCCTACAGGTATTGCTTGTCTGTTATTAGCAAAAGAACGAGGTGCTACAGTATTCATCTCTGACTTCAATCAAACAAGATTAGATTATGCAGATTCTATTGGTGCAGATGTTACCATACAGCCTAAAAAAGTTAATGTAGCATCGGAGATAGATAGATTAACAGATGGAGAGCTAGCAAATGTTGTAATCGATGCCGTAGGATTACCTGAGACTTTTCAACAAGCAGTTGAACTTACTTCAATAGCGGGGACAGTAGTTACATTAGGTTTTAATGAAGAACCATCTTCAATACCGTCTCTGTTATTAACGAAAAAAGAATTAAAAGTTGTTGGATCAAGACTACAGTCACATCAGTTTAAAAATGTAATCGATAAAGTTAATGAAAGAAAGTTAGATCCAAGTAAAATAATTTCTCATCAATATCCAATGGAGCAAATAAAAGGTGCGTTTGATTTATTAGAAAACCATCCAGATGAAGTTAGAAAAATAGTACTAACATTTTAGTTTTAGGAGTGATTGAAGAATGCGAATGACATTTAGATGGTATGGTGAGAATAATGACTCTGTTTCATTAAAACATATTAAGCAAATTCCTGGTGTAGAAGGTTTGGTATGGGCATTGCATCATCGTTCAGCAGGAGAAGTATGGCCGTTAGAAGAAGTATTGGAAGTGAAAAAGCAAGCAGATAAGTATGGCTTTCACTTGGACGTTGTGGAAAGTATTAACGTTCATGAGGATATTAAATTAGGAAAGGAATCAAGAGATCAGTATATAGATAACTATAAGGAAAGTATTCGACATGTTGCAGCTGTAGGAGCGAAAGTTATTTGTTTTAACTTTATGCCTGTTTTTGATTGGACGCGTACCGACCTTTACAAAGAATTAGAGGATGGTTCAACGGCATTGTTTTACGAAACATCAAAAGTGAATCAAATGGATCCGACTGAGTTGATTAAGCAAATAACCAATTCAGGTTATACAATGCCTGGCTGGGAACCTGAACGTTTAAAAACTATTAAAAATTCATTTAAAGCTTATGAAGAAGTAGATGAAGAACAATTGTGGATAAACTTAGAATATTTTTTAAATGAGGTGTTGCCTGTAGCAGAAGAGGAGGATATCAAATTGGCTATTCATCCTGATGATCCGCCATGGCCAGTGTTCAATCTACCCCGAATTATTACGAATGAACGAGCTGTTGAAAGATATCTAGCAATTTCAGATAGCCCATCTCATTGTCTAACTTTATGTAGTGGATCTTTAGGTGCAAATCCTAATAATGATATCCCAGGTATTATACGAAGATTTCATAATCGGATTGCTTTTGCCCATGTTCGTAATGTGAGAATCTATGATAATGGTGACTTTATAGAAACATCTCATCGAACGAAAGATGGATCCGTTCCAATTGACGAAATTGTAAAAGCGTATCATGACACTGAATTTAAAGGATATATTCGTCCGGATCATGGAAGACATTTATGGAACGAAGAATGTCGTCCTGGTTATGGATTATATGATCGTGCTTTAGGTGTAATGCATCTTTGGGGATTATGGGATGCTTATGAATTAGTGAAGCAAGAAAGGAGTGAATGATATTGTTACCAATTTATGAAGGACTAGTTGGAAAAGTAGCAGTTATTACTGGTGGTAGCGGAGTATTATGTCAAGCAATGGCAAAAGAACTTGCACGTCAGGGTATGAAAATCGCTATTTTAAATCGTAATGTTGAGAATGGAGAAAAGGTTGCTGAAGAAATCATAGGACATGGCGGTATAGCAATAGCAGTTGGTTGCGATGTATTAAAGGAAAAGCATGTAAAGGAAGCTTATAAGATAGTAAAAAAAGAATTAGGAGAATGTGATTTATTAATAAATGGAGCTGGAGGAAATCATCCAGATGCTATTACAGACAAGGAGAAGTTTGAAGCAGGAGACATCGATGACAATACTGTAAAATCTTTCTTTGATTTGCAATTAAATGGATTTGACCATGTGTTTCAGCTGAATTTAGTCGGGTCACTTATTCCTACACAAGTATTTGCACAGAATATGGCTACACGCGGAGGGAATGTTATCAATATTTCATCCATGGCGGCACCTGCACCAATGACAAAAGTTCCAGCATATAGTGCTGCTAAAGCAGGTATAGATAATCTTACTAAATGGTTATCTGTTCATTTCGCGGAAGTGGGTATTAGAGTTAATGCGATTGCTCCTGGGTTCTTTTTGACCAATCAAAATAGAAATCTTTTACTAAATGAAGATGGTTCTTTATCTAACCGTGCAGAAAAAATCATTAATCATACACCACAACGTCGGTTTGGGAATCCGGAAGATTTATTGGGCACTTTACTTTGGCTCGCTGATGATAATACATCTGGATTTGTAACGGGAATAACAGTACCTGTTGACGGAGGATTTATGGCTTATTCTGGCGTATAAATATAAAATTATATATAAACCTGCTTGAATTTTGATTCAAGCAGGTTTATTCAAGTTTAATAAAAGTTAGATTTTATTTTTTAGTAGAACTTACCTAAATAGTTATTCGCATTATGTAGTGTTAGTTTAATAGTTTACACATATATACATGGAGGGTCCTCAAATAATAAGGAAGGATCAACATGTCATTAACAAGAAATCAAAAACTAGCCCATTTTTTAATTTTGCCGATAGGATTATTTTTATTTTCTCATTTACTATTTTGGATATTAAATCGTGGTGAAACTCCAGATATATTTCAGCCTCATTGGTTTAATAACGATAATTCTCCTAAAGAACGTCAGTTTATTAGACAGATTATATTTTGGTCATTGTTAATAATGATTTGTGTTTTAATATTTATTGTTGATAAAACATTATAGATTCATAAATTGAAAGCGTGTCGTGATTCCTCATTTTGTGCATGTAACGTACAACTATAAAGATTCACACATTATTGAACCCCATTTATTATTATTTGATAAAAATGGAGTTTATGCTTTCTATAAGATTGACTAATGTGTTGTTACTACTTCTATTTTCCACACCATTTAATTTACACTAAAATCCAGCAGCAGTAATTTTAATTCCCCAATTTCCAAAATTAACCATATTCTAATCTATTTCTAAGAAAGCCCTAATAGCTATCTCATTAATCACAATTAAAATGTTATTTATAACTTATAAAGATGATATTGGAGGCTATCTTATGAAAATTGTAATTATACCATCCGGATTTAAAGAGTGCTTAAATGCAGAAGAAGTTGCTAGTTCAATGGATATGGGAATCCGTCGGTTTGATCGAAATGTAAAAACAGTTGTCATTCCAATGATTGATGGTGGGGAAGGTTTTGCGAAAACAATTATCAATATTAAAAAAGGAGAACTAATTTACAAGAGAGTCACTGGACCAGTAGGTGGACAGATAATGAGCCATTTTGGAGTATATGAAGAGAAAGGAGTAAAGAAGGCTGTTATAGAAATGGCCGCTGTTGCAGGGTTAAGGTTAGTTCCTCGATCCATGCGCAATCCTTTGAAAACGACTACATTTGGTGTGGGTGAACTAATAGCAGCTGCTTTAGATGAAAATGTCGATCAAATTATTATTGGATGCGGTGATTCGGGAACATCCGATGGGGGAGCTGGTATGGCTCAAGCGTTAGGGGTTCAATTTCTCGATCAGCGTCATCAGTTATTGGATATTCGCGGAGGCGGCGACTTAAGCCAAGTCTCACATATTGATCTTTCTCATCTAGATGAAAGAGTTTGTAATGTGAGAATTGATGTTGCTTGTAATTGGCATAATATTCTTTGTGGAGCAAAAGGAGTCGCCCGTGTATTTGCTCCTCAAAAGGGAGCTACTCCTGGAGAAGTAGAGATTTTAAGTCATGGATTAGAACACTATGCATCTTTGATTCAGGAAGCAAAGGGTGTTGATGTTAGGTTTGTACCAGGAAGTGGAGCTTCGGGTGGACTGGGAGCAGGATTGCTTGCCTTCACAAATGCTGTGCTCCATCCTCGATATGATATCATCATGCAATATATTCAGCTTGAAGAGCATATTCAGGATGCTGATTTGGTTTTAACAGCGGAAGGATGTTTAGATGGCCAAACGCCTAATGGAAAGATACCATCGGAAGTTTCAAGAATTGCCAAACTAGCAGGAGTTCCGGTGATTGCTATTACCGGTACCATTGGTGAAGGAGCAAGTATTAATTATACAAGTGGAATTGACGCATATACGAGTATTATCCAAAAGCCGACTTCATTAGAAAGTGCAATGGAAGAAGCAGCTATTTGGATTGCGGATAGTGCAGAAGCAGCGATAAGACAAATACAAATAGGATATAACATCGCGCAACGTAAATATAAGCGGGATGTAATATGATAGGCGATACTCGAATAGAAAGAAGAAATACGAGAATATCTCCGATCACTAAATATTTTAATGAGATGTCTTATCGTTCTGTATTTCTTTACAGTATATTCATCATTTTATTTGTAGCAATCGCATTTACTAGATCGTTAGATTATGAGGCGAAAATTACACTTATTATTTTTATTATTGCGATGGTATTATGGGTGGTTACGAAGCTTCCTGCTGGGTATGTAGCACTTGGATCATTATTATTTATCATTCTATTAAAAGGAGCTAGCCCAAGCTTATTATATGAATCATTTTCACTTGAAATAGTCTGGTTAATGATTGGGGCATTTATTATAGGTGAAGCAGTGAAACGTTCTGGATTAGCTGATCGAATGATGAACTCAATCCTTCACCGCTCTACAAGTTATAATGGGCTTTTATTTTATGTCATGATAGCACTTTTTCCGTTGGCTATTTTTATACCTTCTACATCTGGGAGGGCTGCGTTAACGTTGCCTGTTGTTAAGGAATTGGGTAGACGAATCAAGGATGAGAAACAGAAGCAAACACTAGCTTTGTTTGTCCCCATCATTATTTTGATGACAACTTCAGCTACTATCATTGGAGCGGGGTCACATCTTATAGGAATAGAACTTTTAAACCAAACAACAGGGGGTTCGATTTCCTTTTTTAATTGGCTAATTTGGGGGTTACCATTTGCCTTGTTTATCAGTTTTATTACTTATTTGGTAATAAAACTATATTTTGTACGGCAAGGTTCTAACCCTGTATCCATGGAAGTGGTTAATGATTCAGTTGACCATGAGAAAAAGGTAATGACAAAAAAAGAGTCGCAAACCTTAGTAATCATCGGCATACTTGTTCTTCTTTGGTTAACAGAGGCAGTACATGGATATGAAATTGGATTTGTCACCATTTTTGGGGCAATTGTTTTGATGACTCCTAAGTATGGTCTGATTTCGTGGAAACAAGGGATAAGGGCGGTATCTTGGAATTTAATTATATTTGTATCGGCAGCAACTGCATTAGGGATTAACCTAGTGGAAACGGGGGTTGTTGGATGGGTTGAGGAACATATCTTTCAATACATTTTAAAGTATTCAGGATTCAGTCATTGGGGAATACTTTGCGTAATCTTACTTATTTCCATTACGAGTCATTTATATGTGACCTCTCATACGACAAGAGCCATTGTATTTCTACCTGGATTTCTTATGTTAAGTACCTCGTTAGACTTAAATTCTACTGCAGTTTTGTTTTTATGTTTGATTGGGATGAATTATTGTGTGACTTTTCCAATAAGCTCCAAAGCATTGCTTGTTTATTTTGAACAGGAGGACATGAACTTTGAAGCTCGAGATTTATTGAAGTTAAGCATGATACTAATGCCTGTTTATTTTATTTCTATGTTGATATTCTATTATACGTATTGGACATGGACTGGATTATCACTTTAAAATTTTTTCGCATAACGTTTTTGTGCTAAATATATATTGCATAAGATCATTCTAGTTACAAACGCTAAACAGAGGTGATTTTTTCAATGAAAAGAATTCTTGTTTTAACGTGTATCCTCAGTTTATGTATAAGTGTTCCATCTGCTTTTGCAAAGCCGATTAATGAAGCGGATACGGATTTTACTAAGACTCTCGAGTATGCACTTATCATTAGTCTCATAGAACCAATTGACGAAGCGATTACTACCATATACAAAGATGATAAAAATGCGCCGGAAGATTTAGAGTGGTCCGTCGATGAAGCAGAGATATTAAAGATTAAACAACTCGGCGAAGTTGGAGAAGCATATGAAATCACATTGAAAGTTTTTCCATACTATGGTAATAAACAAATATATGGTGAAGACTTGCTTGTTGTTCAGGCTGGTGGAGAATTAATAGAGTTTCATCATTTGGACACGTATCATGTGAAAGATGAACGGAAATAGGTTTGGTATTTACTTTTTTAAATAAACAAGGTAGAATAATGAAAATTTATACAAATGCGATGAAGAGAAGAGTAAGCATCTGAACAATCTACAGAGAACTCCGGTAAGCTGTGAAGGAGCGTGCGGGAAGATGCTGAATCAAGGCTTGGAGCTGTGTATTGGATTGAAAGAGATTTTTTTCATGATAGTGCAACGGGTTCTCCCGTTATAGAGATAGAGTATCGCAATTATTATTGCTGTACTTGAAGAGGTCTATACAGTGATGTAAAGACAAACAGAGGTGGCACCGCGATTAATCTCGCCCTCAAAACAATTTGTTTTGGGGGTGAGTTTTTTATTTGTTTTCCTAATTTTTGATTCAAATAAAAAGGAAGTGGTGTGATTGTTTAACTGGAAATACCCGCTTTTGTTATTAAGTGGTATTGGTATATCTAACATTGGAGGATGGGTGTATTTAATCGCATTAAATTTAATAATATTAAATGAAACGGGTTCTCCTTTTGCAGTAGCAATTTTGTACATTTTAATACCACTGGCTACAATCTGTTCAAATTTTTGGTCAGGTAGCATGATTGATCGAGTAAATACAAGAAAACTTATGATTATTCTTGATTTATTTCGAGGGGTGTGTATTGCTCTGATTCCACTAATTCCATCATTACCATTGGTATATGTTGTTGCATTTATAATTAATATGGGAACGTCGATATTTGAACCTGCTTCTATGGTTTATATGACGAAGTTAATTCCCAAGAAAGATAGACAACGATTTAATGCCCTAAGAAGTTTTATTAACTCTTGTGGAGCAATGATTGGACCAGTTATTGCAGGAGGTTTGTTTTGGTTAGGAACACCGCCTACAGCTATTTATGTAAATGCTCTTGCAATGTTTTGTTCTGCTGTTATTATTTTTTTCTTGCCAAATGTGACGACATATAAAGCTAAGAATCAAGACTTTAATTTCAATATAATTCGTATGGATATTAAGGTAGTGCTGGATTATAGTAAAAAGCATTTGTTGGTAGCAAAAATATATTTATTTTTCTGTGGTACGACTATTTTTATGGCAGCGATAGATTCATTAGAAGCATCTTTTGCGAAAGGTGTTTTATTAATATCAGACACCAGTTATGGATTTTTACTAAGTTTGTTTGGAGTTGGTATTATAGCGGGGTCTATAATGAATACGATCTGTGCAAGTCGATTTAAAATCAATTATTTAATTGCTTTTGGAACTATATTTACTGCGTTAGGGTATGTGGTTTTTTATAGCTCTCAAGGATTTGTAACGGCCGTTTTCGGAGTAGTTATTATTGGGTTTTCAGTAACTTTTGCGAACACTGGTTACTTAACATTCTATCAGAATCATGTTCCTGTAACTATAATGGGACGTTTTGGAAGTGTATTTAACATCATAGAAGCAATATTTATCATTGGACTAACAATCTTAGTGGGATTCTTTGCGGATATAATAGCTATTCGCTCTATAGGATTAGTAAGTTCTATCTGTTTTTTCGTACTAGGAATTATGGTAATGGTCTCCGTATCCAAAAGTAATCGCAATAATTTTTTCAACATGTAATTCCTTGATTAGTTGGTTATTTCAGAAAAATGAAAAATGTGGTATTCTTACTGCTAAAGAGGGGGGAGATCTCGATGCGTAGATTTTTAGTGTGAACAGTCTAACTAAATGATCCTTACCGTACATTATCAAAAAAATATCAAAGGACATTTAGGAGGATATAAGATG encodes:
- a CDS encoding TRAP transporter small permease, translated to MNVMRKIDKILGIIAMLLFAALLLVVIIQILSRYFPYDFIWTEELSRYLFVYSIVIAAPLALRKQEFIKVDMLIEFLPKHVRRIYESVIAVLILLFSVVLFIYGFNLVTLGIDFYAPTLGFSMAYTYAAIPLLAVLLIVYSVVYIIDQFSIESQESEEEQL
- a CDS encoding TRAP transporter large permease, whose protein sequence is MMALLLFGLFLILIVTGVPIAFSLVLSSLVYLLIAGVPLTVIPQTLFAGLDSFVMLAIPAFILAGNLMNAGGITNRIIDFANAVVGHIRGGLGLTNVASSLGFAGISGTALSDTASIGSVMIPAMKKQGYGAGFSAAVTSISSTVGPMLPPSLPMIIIGTLASISIGDLFLAGAIPGVLLALGFLLVTYIISVNRQYPKGERQTIAVVGKTFMGAFWALLMVVIILWGILGGYFTPTEAAVVCVVYAFIVGKFVYKELDLKQVPAILLTTLRSTASILLLVGFANTFGWILVSEGVPLLIADGILSVSENPIFVTLLIILLLLMVGMFMETIAALVILFPVLLPVAESIGMDPIHFGVVMVLSLMIGLSTPPVGVCLFVASTFAEVSITKTIRELLPFFGIAIFVLLVVAFVPSLSLYLPSLFE
- a CDS encoding MFS transporter, which produces MFNWKYPLLLLSGIGISNIGGWVYLIALNLIILNETGSPFAVAILYILIPLATICSNFWSGSMIDRVNTRKLMIILDLFRGVCIALIPLIPSLPLVYVVAFIINMGTSIFEPASMVYMTKLIPKKDRQRFNALRSFINSCGAMIGPVIAGGLFWLGTPPTAIYVNALAMFCSAVIIFFLPNVTTYKAKNQDFNFNIIRMDIKVVLDYSKKHLLVAKIYLFFCGTTIFMAAIDSLEASFAKGVLLISDTSYGFLLSLFGVGIIAGSIMNTICASRFKINYLIAFGTIFTALGYVVFYSSQGFVTAVFGVVIIGFSVTFANTGYLTFYQNHVPVTIMGRFGSVFNIIEAIFIIGLTILVGFFADIIAIRSIGLVSSICFFVLGIMVMVSVSKSNRNNFFNM
- a CDS encoding DUF3888 domain-containing protein — protein: MKRILVLTCILSLCISVPSAFAKPINEADTDFTKTLEYALIISLIEPIDEAITTIYKDDKNAPEDLEWSVDEAEILKIKQLGEVGEAYEITLKVFPYYGNKQIYGEDLLVVQAGGELIEFHHLDTYHVKDERK
- a CDS encoding SDR family oxidoreductase; its protein translation is MILLPIYEGLVGKVAVITGGSGVLCQAMAKELARQGMKIAILNRNVENGEKVAEEIIGHGGIAIAVGCDVLKEKHVKEAYKIVKKELGECDLLINGAGGNHPDAITDKEKFEAGDIDDNTVKSFFDLQLNGFDHVFQLNLVGSLIPTQVFAQNMATRGGNVINISSMAAPAPMTKVPAYSAAKAGIDNLTKWLSVHFAEVGIRVNAIAPGFFLTNQNRNLLLNEDGSLSNRAEKIINHTPQRRFGNPEDLLGTLLWLADDNTSGFVTGITVPVDGGFMAYSGV
- the uxuA gene encoding mannonate dehydratase, translated to MRMTFRWYGENNDSVSLKHIKQIPGVEGLVWALHHRSAGEVWPLEEVLEVKKQADKYGFHLDVVESINVHEDIKLGKESRDQYIDNYKESIRHVAAVGAKVICFNFMPVFDWTRTDLYKELEDGSTALFYETSKVNQMDPTELIKQITNSGYTMPGWEPERLKTIKNSFKAYEEVDEEQLWINLEYFLNEVLPVAEEEDIKLAIHPDDPPWPVFNLPRIITNERAVERYLAISDSPSHCLTLCSGSLGANPNNDIPGIIRRFHNRIAFAHVRNVRIYDNGDFIETSHRTKDGSVPIDEIVKAYHDTEFKGYIRPDHGRHLWNEECRPGYGLYDRALGVMHLWGLWDAYELVKQERSE
- a CDS encoding SLC13 family permease, producing MIGDTRIERRNTRISPITKYFNEMSYRSVFLYSIFIILFVAIAFTRSLDYEAKITLIIFIIAMVLWVVTKLPAGYVALGSLLFIILLKGASPSLLYESFSLEIVWLMIGAFIIGEAVKRSGLADRMMNSILHRSTSYNGLLFYVMIALFPLAIFIPSTSGRAALTLPVVKELGRRIKDEKQKQTLALFVPIIILMTTSATIIGAGSHLIGIELLNQTTGGSISFFNWLIWGLPFALFISFITYLVIKLYFVRQGSNPVSMEVVNDSVDHEKKVMTKKESQTLVIIGILVLLWLTEAVHGYEIGFVTIFGAIVLMTPKYGLISWKQGIRAVSWNLIIFVSAATALGINLVETGVVGWVEEHIFQYILKYSGFSHWGILCVILLISITSHLYVTSHTTRAIVFLPGFLMLSTSLDLNSTAVLFLCLIGMNYCVTFPISSKALLVYFEQEDMNFEARDLLKLSMILMPVYFISMLIFYYTYWTWTGLSL
- a CDS encoding glycerate kinase; protein product: MKIVIIPSGFKECLNAEEVASSMDMGIRRFDRNVKTVVIPMIDGGEGFAKTIINIKKGELIYKRVTGPVGGQIMSHFGVYEEKGVKKAVIEMAAVAGLRLVPRSMRNPLKTTTFGVGELIAAALDENVDQIIIGCGDSGTSDGGAGMAQALGVQFLDQRHQLLDIRGGGDLSQVSHIDLSHLDERVCNVRIDVACNWHNILCGAKGVARVFAPQKGATPGEVEILSHGLEHYASLIQEAKGVDVRFVPGSGASGGLGAGLLAFTNAVLHPRYDIIMQYIQLEEHIQDADLVLTAEGCLDGQTPNGKIPSEVSRIAKLAGVPVIAITGTIGEGASINYTSGIDAYTSIIQKPTSLESAMEEAAIWIADSAEAAIRQIQIGYNIAQRKYKRDVI
- a CDS encoding zinc-binding alcohol dehydrogenase family protein, translating into MKAIQVEKPGKLEIVEMNKPTIKDDYDVIVKVKRVGICGSDVHIYHGTNPFTKYPRVIGHEVSGVVEEVGNKVVSIKKGDLVALEPIIYCGECYACRKGQPNVCKSLEVFGVHRDGGMSEWLKAEEKNWHKVSSHVSEEAAALIEPLTIGAQATYRGEVREGEKVFIIGAGPTGIACLLLAKERGATVFISDFNQTRLDYADSIGADVTIQPKKVNVASEIDRLTDGELANVVIDAVGLPETFQQAVELTSIAGTVVTLGFNEEPSSIPSLLLTKKELKVVGSRLQSHQFKNVIDKVNERKLDPSKIISHQYPMEQIKGAFDLLENHPDEVRKIVLTF